The Chryseobacterium shigense genome segment TTTAATACTGCATCATCAGCTGCATTTTTGTAATCTCCTGATTTAAGGAAAGTAATCATCTGATCTTCCATACCTCCTTTGTAACCTTTCAGCATTACACCGTTAAGATCAATGTTTTCATCTGTTCTGGTTGCCGGTGCTGCAGTTGTTGCAGAAGTATCCGTAGAGGTAACAGTGGCAGCCGTATCAGTTGTTGAAGCTGTAGAATCAGTTGTTGTAGTGGTAGTTGTTGTCTGTTTCTTATCACACTGTTTCCAGATGAAATAAGCCGCAGCAATTAAAAGTAAAAGCGGAAGTAACCATTTCCAGATTGAACCTCCGCCATCATTATTGTTTCTGTCAGGATTGGTTCCTGCAGATGTAGTACTTCTTGTAACTTCTATTTTCGGCTCATCCTGTCTTGGAGCTGCTTCTGCATGAGAGCTGCTTCCTCCGAACCAGCTTCCTAAATTTAGGGATGCAAGAGAAAGTCCTGCCGGCAGAAGGGTAGAAATAATTCCTTTTTGGTCACCCAACAGGCTTGAAATACCTGATTGTCCTAAATTATTATCAGCAGCATATTTACCGATAGAACCTACCGTAGCTCCTGTTACTAAATTAAGCAGTGAACTGGAAGAATTATTACTGATTCCTGCATAGGTAGCAATAGCATTTACTATTCCACTAAGCTTATCTCCAAAAATGGATGTCAGCAGAGTGGAAATTATAGGATTGTTAGATGATCCGCCAAGTAAATTTCCTAAAATTCCGCTTGATGACGCATTGGTAATTGCATCCAAAACTCCCGGATTATCCGAATTATTTGCTAATCCTCCAACAACTGCAGGCAAGAGCCCGCCAATTGCTTTAGAAATACCGGATTCGCTTTCTCCGAACTGAGAAGCTGCTTGCGAAATTAAAGCGGGACCTAACTGTCCTTTAATTAAATCAATGACATTTAAAGACATAATAAATTATTTTTTTAGATTAATGTTGCATAAATTTAAACAAAAATCTGTCCAAAAGTCATTTTTTTTGAATATTTATTTAATTTCCTGCATAGCTTTTGAAAATCAGCAAAAAAAATTAGTAGGCTTTTGCGAATAATACACGCCTTTTAGACGGTTTTCCACTTACCAGAGAAATACCTTCTTCAATATCATCATTTAAAGGAATACATCGTATCGTCGCTTTTGTTTCATCTTTAATCTGCTCTTCTTCTTCAGCGGTTCCGTCCCAATGTGCATAAATGAAACCTCCTTTTTCTTCAAGAATCTTCTTGAATTCTTCATAAGTATCAACTTTTGTAATGTTGTCTTTTCTGAAGTTGAATGCTTTTTCATAGATGTCCTTCTGGATAGTCTGCAATAATTCTTCAACATAAGTATCAAGACCTTCGATAGAACGAACTTCTTTGGTAAGATTGTCTCTTCTTGCAATTTCTACAGATTTATTCTCAAGATCTCTGGGTCCCATTGCAATTCTTACAGGAACGCCTTTCAGTTCGTATTCTGCAAATTTCCAACCTGGTTTGTTGTGTGTATCGTCATCGAATTTCACTGAGATTCCTTTAGCTTTTAATTTAGCCTGGATATCAAGTGCCACTTCACTGATCTGTGCCAATTGCTCTTCTCCTTTGAAGATCGGAACAATAACCACCTGGATTGGCGCAAGGGTCGGAGGAAGTACCAGCCCGAAATCATCGGAATGGGTCATAATCAGAGCTCCCATCAAACGTGTGGAGGTTCCCCATGAAGTTGCCCAGGCGTGTTCAATCTTACCTTCTTTATTGGTGAATTTTACATCGAAAGCTTTCGCGAAATTCTGACCCAAGAAGTGAGATGTTCCTGCCTGAAGTGCTTTTCCATCCTGCATCAATGCTTCTATACAGTACGTTTCATCAGCTCCTGCAAATCTTTCAGACGGTGTTTTTAACCCTTTGATAACCGGCATTGCCATGAATTTTTCTGCAAAATCTGCATATACGTCATTCATCTTTTCAGCTTCTTCTATAGCTTCTTCTTTTGTAGCATGGGCTGTATGACCTTCCTGCCACAGGAATTCTGCGGTTCTCAGGAAGAGACGTGTTCTCATTTCCCAACGGACAACGTTGGCCCACTGGTTAATCAATATAGGAAGGTCTCTGTAAGATTGGATCCAGTTTTTATATGTATTCCAGATGATTGCTTCGGAAGTAGGACGTACGATGAGCTCTTCTTCCAGTTTAGCGTCCGGGTCTACAATAAGTTTGTGAGGATTGTCCGGATCTGTTTTTAATCTATAATGGGTAACTACGGCGCATTCTTTAGCAAAACCTTCTGCATTTTTCTCTTCTGCCTCAAACAGGCTTTTGGGCACAAAAAGCGGGAAATAAGCATTAACGTGACCTGTTTCTTTGAATCTTTTATCCATTTCATCACGCATTTTTTCCCAGATTGCATAGCCATATGGTTTAATTACCATACATCCTCGCACTCCAGAGTTTTCAGCTAAGTCAGCTTTTACCACCAACTCATTATACCATTTGCTGTAATCTTCGCTTCTTGAGGTTAATTTTGCCATTATTTTTTAAAATTTTTTTAACTTTTGTTCATTATTGTAATCTAAAAATAAAAATCTATTTTTGATAGATTTTTTTACCAGTGTTTTGGTACATTTTTGGTACAGATTGCAAATATAATTTAAATTAAAAATCTTTACGTTATCATGAAAAGAAATATACATAAAAATTTGCTTGGTATGTTAAAATCCAAAGGGATCTTAGCGATATCAGGTGGATTGTTACTTGTCTCCTGTGGTGCCCAGATGGGAGGATATACAGAGACTGACGGGGTATACTACGACCCTAATAAAGATACGCTGCCAGAAGGAGTGATTATTAATGATGGCGGTAACAGGGTTGGAGAAAACTATGATTATTACCAGGACTCCAATGTCATTCAGAATGCACAGGCCAATTCCAGGGAGCAGGACAATAAATACAATACATGGAGTGATAGTAACTGGAATACAAATGCAACTGATTCAGATTGGGGTGCATTTGCAGGAAACCAGACCAACTATTATGATAATTCCTGGGGATATTCTCCGTGGGGATGGTATGGTTATAGCCCTTATTGGGGCATGAACCGCGGCTGGGGTTGGGGTATGAATTTATCCTGGGGCTGGGGCGGATCGTTCGGCTGGGGCTGGGGTGGCTCATTCGGTTGGGGCTGGGGAAGCCCTTACTGGGGATATGGCTATTCTCCTTACTGGGGTGGATATTATGATCCGTTCTGGGGTGGCGGTTACGGTTACCCATATTGGGGTGGCGGCTATTGGGGTAATGGTTACAGACAATCTTACAGAAGAAGCAGTGGCGGAGGATTCAGTAATCCGGGCCTAACAAATGCGGTTTACAGAACTAATACTTACAGAGGAGGCTTTAGAAACAGCGGAAACGGATTCCGAAACTCATCAACGAACAATGGTTTCAGAAACAGTGGCACAAACAACGGTTTCAGAAATAACGGTTCATATAATAACGGCGGATTCAGACAAGGAAATAGTAACGGAGGGTACAGACCGCAACAGCAGTCTGGAGGATTCCGTAATTCAAACTCTCAACAGAGACCTAATTATAACTCTCAGCCAAACTATAACAACAATGGCGGCTTCAGATCCAATGACGGCGGAGGTTTCAGATCAGGCGGAGGCTTTAATTCCGGAGGCGGAGGCTTCAGAAGCGGAGGTTCTTCAGGCGGCGGTATGAGATCTGGCGGCGGAGGCGGTGGCTTCAGAGGCGGCAGATAATTTCAAACTTAATAACTATTAAAAAAATAATGTTAAAAAAATCTTTAGTATTAATGAGTGTTTCTGCTGCATTTTTTGCACAGGCACAGGATGTTTCCATATTGAGAAATACTGTAGATGTTTATTCCAGCACTCCTATGGTGGGTTCGTCCAAGTTCAATGCAATGGCAGGAGCTAACGGAGCATTAGGTGGTGATGCCAGCGCATTGCTTACCAACCCTGCAGGTTTGGGAGTAGCTATTTCCGGAGAAGCTTCCGGAACGCTATCCATTGCAGGAAATAAAAATAAAAGTACATGGGCAGGATCTGCGGTTGATTACAGCCAAACCAATACGGACCTTGGAAATATCGGAGGAGTAATTGCTTTTCCTTTAATGACGGAATCCGGATGGAAATTTATCAATATCGGGATCAACCATTCCAACCAATCATTAGATAATTACGTAGAGTCTCCGGGAAGTAACGGTCTTATTTATGATTTTGATGTTGATAAAAGTTCATCACTGGCAGGACATGCATATGACAGATATGGAAATCTTTCAAAAACAAGTTTTGGTGTTGGTGCTAACTATAATCATAATGTATACATCGGTGCCGGGTTCAATTTTTTCAATGCTTCAATTGATCAGTCTGATAAGGCAGCCTTCAGATCACTTCAGAATGGCTCTTTAGAATATTTTGACAGACAGAGTACACCTTTTTCAGAAAGATCTTCAGGTTTTTCAGCCTCAGTAGGGGTAATAGGTAAGCTAAGTCCTAATTTCAGAATTGGAGGGGCAATAGAAACTCCTACATTCTGGCGTATAGACAGAGGATATAATTACTATAATGATCCAACCTATGGTGATGGTTCGGATGGTGAATCCAGAGACCTTACGACTCCTCTTAAAGCAACGGTCAGTGCGGCATTTGTTGCCAGTAAAAACTTTTCATTAAATGTGGATTATACATTAGGTTTAACAAGACCTAAATATAAGGTGGTTACCGGTATTGAAAGCGAACTGAACAGCTTCTTTAAAGATAATTATAAAAATACATCAGAGGTAAGAATCGGTGCTGAATACAGATTGAAGCAGCTTAGACTGAGAGGAGGTTATTCTTTTATGTCTAATCCTTTTGATGCTCTCACTGTGAGCAGGTTCAATGCGGATGGGTCTGCCGGAGACCAGTCTTACAGTAATATGCTGCTGAATAACAGAAACCTTGCTTCTTTCGGTCTGGGATACGATTTCAAATCATTCTATATCGATGCATCTTATCAGTATGTAACCACTACATATAGCAATCCTTTCTTAAGAGGTATTGAAACAGGAGATCCTGGTACAGATACTGCTTACTATTCTCCATATAACAATATGACCGATACACCTGGAAATATTATCTCTAGCAACTCATTTGTTGTCTCAGAAGTAAAAAATAACAGGAATAACTTCTTTATTACATTCGGCTGGAAGTTCTAATTCCAGATTGTGTAATGAGTGATTAAATTGAGGCTCCGGATTTCATTCGGAGCTTTTTTTGTGTAAAAAATATTAATGGGAATGTCCTGCCACCGGATGATGATGGAAAAGATGCATAAGCAAGGCCAATGAAACACCAACGATCACAAGTCCGATCTTTATCCAGTCAATATTATGGTTTTTATTGCTTTCAAAAATAATGACGGAAGAGATATGCAGAAAGATTCCTCCTACAATAGCCAGGAAATAAGGCTGCAGATCAGGATTGAAATAATTTCCTAACAGCATTCCCATCGGAGAGGCAAGCGCAAATAAAGCTACAATCAGGAGTGATGGATACGGTGAAGTTCTGGATTCATTTTTCCTGTTGAATAAAAAGGCTCCCAGAATAAAAGAAATAGGAAGGTTATGAAATACAATTCCCAGAAGGTAAGGGGAGAGCTGTTGTTCCTCATTGGCTAAAGGGATTCCCTCTATGAATGCATGGATAAATAATCCTACCATCAATGCCATAGGAAGAATATTGTGTTCACTATGATGATGGAAATGTCCATGCTCGAAACCTTTTGTCAGGGCTTCAAGGATCATCTGAAGCAAAACACCGGCTATAACGAAAATTCCCAGGCTGCTTCCGGCTTCAGAAGTATAAACCTGTGGAAAAACTTCATTCAGGCAGATGGTGATCAGGAATCCGGCACTTAAAACCAGCAGGTTTTTGGCCAGCTTTTCTTTTTTTCCGAAATGCTTGCCCAGAAAGACTCCTGTAATAACGCTTAATATCAGTAAAACAACCGTTATCATACTTTTTTCTTAAATAAATTGATACAGCGTGGTGAAACTTCACGGTCAAATTCATTCAGCTGATAATCGCCCCAGATCTTTACTCTTTCAAAGCCACAGTCTGTTGCATAGGAATTGATAGCTTCCAGAGTATGAAGCTTTACTTTTTCGAAGAAATGATAAGGTCTTCCGTCTGCTTCAAAACGGATATCTTTAATGATATGTCTGCCCTCAATCTTTTTCAGGATTTTAAAATCAATATTACCACGGGTTATGATGGTTTCAGGAACTAAATTTCTCCTTACATATTCTTCATTCAGGTAATCCAGGACAAAATGCCCTCCCGGTTTTAATACATCATAAACCGATTGAAATACTTTTTTGTCATCACTTTCATTATCAAAATACCCGAAGCTGGTAAACAAATTGAATACGGCATCCATAGGATCTGCATCAATGGGGTTCCGCATGTCGTGAACATTGAAAAGAAGAGTCTGGTTTTCAAACTGTTTGTCGAACTCAATGCTTTGCCTGGAAAGATCCAGTCCCAATACGTCATATCCCAGTTTATTCAAAAAAACAGAATGCCTGCCTTTTCCGCATGCCAGATCAATAATCCTGGATGATTGCGGTAACTGAAGGTCTTCAGTAAGTTTTGTAATGAAATTTTCGGCTTCCGTATAGTCTCTGTTACTATAAAGAAGGTGATAATAAGGCGTATCAAACCAAGATTCAAACCATTCCATAATGCAAAAATAACTAAATTTGTGCGGTTAAAAGCAAAGTATTTAAATAATGAAAGATTGAAAAATTCAATTATGAGCAAAATTGAATCCGTAATCTTTTAAGTGTTAAATCATTAAATCTTTTAATCCCTATTTATGAATACAGAAAATCTAAAGATTCAGATAAAGACATTTTTCGGATTGGAGCAGATCCTTTTCGAAGAAATTAAAAAATTAGGCGGAAAAAACGTTGAAGTGAAAAACCGGGCAGTTAATTGTGAAGGAGATCTAGGTTTTCTTTATAAAATTAATTATTCTGCAAGAACAGCATTAAAGATTTTGATTCCTGTTTATGAATTCAAAGCATTCAACCAGCACCAGTTTTACAGTAAACTTTCAGCGTTTGCGTGGGAAGAATATATGGACGTGGACCAGTCTTTCGCGATTGATTCTACAGTAAATTCAGAAACTTTCAAGCATTCCCAGTTTGTTACTCTGAAAATGAAGGATGCCATCGTTGATTATTTTCAGGATAAATTCAAAAGACGCCCGAATGTAGAAACAAAAAGCCCGGATATTAAGTTCCATCTGCATATCGACAGGGAATTGATAACAATCTCTTTAGATTCCTCCGGAGATCCACTGTTTAAAAGAGGATACAGAAAAGAGCAGGGTGAAGCGCCTATCAATGAAGTGCTGGCAAGCGGAATGCTGCAGCTGGCCGGCTGGGATGGTAAAGGAAACTTTTTAGACCCGATGTGTGGTTCAGGAACTCTTTTAATTGAAGCGGCAATGATTGCCATGGATCTTCCTGCACAGATCTTCAGAAGAAGGTTCGCATTCCAGAACTGGAATAATTATGATGCTGATCTTTTCGCAAAAATTAAGGAAGTCAGGGTAAACAGGGTAAAAGAATTTACCGGAAAGATTATCGGTTATGACATTGATGCCAGAATGCTGAATGCTGCCAGAACAAATATTGAAGCAGCAGAAATGGAAGATGTGATTGAAGTGAAAAAACAAAACTTCTTTGAATCCAAAAAAGAGCTTTTCCCGTTGCTGATGGTTTTCAACCCGCCATATGATGAGAGAATTTCCATCAATGATGATGATTTCTATAAAAAAATAGGAGATACATTTAAAACAAGTTATCCCAATACATTAGCGTGGCTGATCTCTTCTGATCTGGAAGCTGTGAAAAAAATAGGACTTCGTCCTTCAAGAAAAATCAAGCTTTTCAATGGTAAGCTGGAAACAAGATTCCTTCAGTATGAAATGTACGAGGGCACGAAAAAAATACATAAAAAGGAAAGCTAATTTTTTAGATTATAATAACTTCATCTAACGATGTAAAAAATTTACGATATCCTGTATCTGTAAATACAATTTTTGTTAATTTAGTAACCTTAATTATATTTACTCGTATTAGTTAGAGTAAATGTGCATACAATAAAAACATAATGGCAAAAGATTTTAGCTGGAAAAGTCTTTTTATCAATGATAATGATAAAGACGGAGAATCAAAACAAAATACCAATACTTCCGCTGAATTACCAGATGAAGCCAGATTTCCCACTTCTGTAGCCTCTCCAAATATTGGAAGTACAGGTACGGCAAGCAATGTCAATATAACAGGTAATCCTTTTATAAATGAAATTTTGGACGTATATCAGAAAGGATTTGATAGTCTGAATAATGAAGGATTTGATTTTTATGAATTATATAAATCCGTACACGCAGTAGGAATCAATAACCCGCAAAGTTATCAGATGGCTTTTGCTATGGGAAAATCTTTGAGACCTGAGATCAGCAAAGAATTCTTACTTGATAAATCCCAGTATTATATTTCTGAAATTGAAAAAGTATTTCAGAACTATGATGTTATTGGAAACTCAAAACAAAAAGAACTTAGCAATTCCATTGTACAGAAAAAAGAAAATTTAAGCAAGCAGATTGCAGATTTACAGGCACAAATTACCAAGTTGCAAAACGATCTGCAAATCAAAAATATGGAACTGGAAAGAATTGATATTGACAACAAACAGATGTTTTTGGAAATTCAGCAGAAAATAGAAGCAAATAACCTGGCAAAACAAAAAATTTTAGAATCAATAAATACCGTTGTGGCAGGTATTAAACAATATTTATAAAAATGGACACAAGATTTGAACAAGAAAAAACAGCTTTATCAGAATTACCTATACTTAAGCACTTTGACGAATCCAAAGGCGAAATAGCACTTAATAAAGATACTCTGAAAAAAGGAGAGAAAGGACTTTTCTATGCTCTTATGGCAGGATTACTGGGTGTAGGAGGATATTTGGTCTGGACATTTATTATCCCGCCATTATTTACCATGTTGGGACAGGCAATTGCACTTTCGGCGACGGCAGTATTTTTAGTGTTTTTGGTAATGATGTATCCCGTTATTATGAAAGGGTTGAGGTTCCTTACCAGAAATATCCACAGAGCTTTAATACAGAGTAATCCGTTTAATGAACTGGAAGAACAAAAGCAAAAAATGCTTAAAAACCGTGAGATCTTTAAAAGCACAAAAGCAAAATTAAAAGGGCTGAAAAATGAAATGGAAATCGAAGCGTCCAAGTCTGAAAAAGAGGCTAAAGACTTTCAGGAGCAGGTTCTAAGCCTTCAAAGGCAATCCGAAAGGTTGAAATCTGCAATGGATGAAATGGTAAGACAACACGGACAAGGAGCAAAAGATACCGATGAATATGTTGCTTTACAGAGTGAGCTGGCAAAAAAATTAAGCGACTCTCAAAGAGTTTCCAATCAATATGAGCAAAGTAAGAACTTCATCCAGAAATATGGAGTTCGTGCAAATGTTTTAGGAAAAATGGATAGAAAACTAACATTGGCAGGAACGGCAATAGATATCAAAATTGCCGATTTTGATACTACTGTAACAATGCTTAGAAAAGAATATGAGTTTGCTAAAAATGCCAAAGCCGCTACAGAATCTGCAAAAAGTGCAATGATGTTCACAAAAGATTGGGAACTTGAATATGCACTGGAAGTAGTAACATCTACCATTGCGCAGGATATTGCAAGAACTTCGGAAAACCTTATCGATATTGATGCTCTTACCTCACAGTATTCTGTAGACAATGATGAATTGTATACCAAACTGGATACTTTGGCAGATAAAATCAAAACCGGAGACAATGTAATTCCGGACTCAACAAAATATACCAATCCGAATTATAAAATGTCTAAAGATGACAAAATGAATGCAGGAGGTTTCGGTGATATTTTCTAATACAAAAAAAAATAAACTATAAGAAATGGGAAAAATTTTAAAAATTAATAAACTCACTACTTTTTCAGAGTTATTAATTGTTGTTGTTGGAATTGGAGCAATTCTGGGTGCAGTATATGCTTTGTCTCCAGGTCTTAAAACAGCTGTTTCCAAGCAGTTAACAGGAATAGAGCTTAATAAAACTGACGTAAACAACGTAACAAATGCAGAAAAGATAGAACTTCCCTCAAAAGAACTCTCTTCTGCAGTTTCAGGAAAACCATTGGTAAGAATTGCGGGATATGCATGGAACGGACAATCCGGGATGATCGTTGCGAACGGAGGACCAAAAACTACCAAAGGTTCTTTAATGGAGAAAAACGGAGTAAACCTTGAGATCATTCGTCAGGACTGGTTATCAGAACTTAGAAATATGCAGATGAAATTTATCGAAGATTTTGATAAAGGTGAAGCCTTTCCTTCTTCTGATAAAAGTGCATTTGCTGTAATGATCATGGGAGACGGAGCTCCTTTCTACATCAGCTCGGTTCAGAAAGCATTAGACGAAAAATATGGTAAAGATAAATACCATTTACAGGTAATGGGAGCTGTTGGAATGAGCTACGGTGAAGATAAATTAATTGGACCTCCAAGCTGGAAATCTGATCCTAAATCTATGAAAGGTTCTGTAATTTCAGCAGTTTTAGGAGACGGAGACTGGGTAACAACGGTAAATTACTGTTTTGCGAACGGTCTAAAAGTAAACCCTGATCCAACCACATATGATGCAGAAGCAGTAAATATCTATCCGTCTGAAAATGATGATTATATGAAATCTGCCGAAGAATTGATCAAATCTCAGACTACAGGATGGACAGTAGGTTTAAAAGAAGTTTCCAATGGAAAACTTACAGGGAAAACAGTAAACAGAAAAATTGACGGTTGTGCAACTTGGACACCGGGAGATAAACTTGTATTTGATAAACTTTCAGGATTTGTTGATATTGTTTCTACAAAAGAATTCAATAACCAGATGCCTACTGCATTCATTGGTGTAAAAGAATGGGCTGTGAAAAACCCGGAAATAGTTTCCAATATTTTGAAATCAGCACTTACAGCTTCCAACCAGATGAAAAACTATGAAGACTGGAAAGTAAGAGCTTCAGAAGCTGTTGCAGATACTTATAAAATCGAAACTCCACAATACTGGTACAAAATGTTCAAAGGAGAACAAGGTACCAAAAATGGACTTACCTATAATATGGGAGGATCTAAAGTCTTCAATTATGCAGATGCAATGCAGTATTTTGGAATGACGGACGGAGTAAACAGATATAAATCAGTTTATAATCAGGTTTCCGGTTATTTAACAGAGCTTAATCCATTTGGATTTAATGAGAATGTAGGAAAAGTAGTACCATACGAAGATGCAGTAAACTTATTCTTCCTTAAGAATATTAATGATATTGAATCTACATCTGCAGATCAGGCGGATTACAGCAAGCAATCTACAGAAGTTATGGCTTCCGGAGAATGGAAGATCAACTTTAATTCCGGTAGTGCTTCTATACAGAATAGCTCAGAAAAAGACCTTGAAAAAATCTATAATCTTCTTATTCAGGCAGAAAACTCTAAACTTACTATTGTAGGTCATACGGATAACAGCGGAAATAGTAATAATAACCTTACTTTATCTAAAAGCAGAGCAGAATCTGTAGTAGATTATCTGAAGAAAAAAGGAATTCCGGAATCCCGTTTCCAGTTAATTGACGGAAAAGGCTCAAACGAACCTGTCTCTGATAATAATTCTGAAGCAGGTAAGGCACAAAACAGAAGAGTTGTAATAACATTCTTAAAATAAATAAATTAAAATATAGCTGCCTGAAAAGGCAGCTTTTTTAGTATGATAAAATTAATAACACCTTTCGAAAATGTCTCAAAAACTACCAGAACCATTATTTTGGTGGGTTGGATAGTATTGTTACTTATATTGTGGTTTGTGATCACTTCCGGTGAAAAACATTTGTTTCCTTCGCCCGATCAGGTTTTAAAAGGTTTTGAAGAACTCTATAAAGAAGGACTGGTTGTACATATTTTCAACTCCCTGAAATTATGTTTCATATCCATTTTACTGGCAGTTATTTTATCCATGCTGTTTGCTTACAGTTTTCCTTTGCCTTTGCTGAAACCGATTTCAGAATTTATTACCAAACTCAGATTTTTACCTTTTACAGGACTTTCGTTTTACATTACCATGGTAGTACATGACGCAAGAAATATGCAGATATGGATCATGGTTATATTTTTAACAACTTTCCTTACCACTTCGCTTATTTCGGTGATCAATGCTATTCCACAGGAAGAATTTGATCATGCAAAAAGTTTGAAATGCTCCAGATTTGAAGTGCTTTGGCAGGTTATTGTGTTGGGAAGAATAGACTATGTAATAGATGTTATCCGTCAGAACCTTGCTATTACATGGATGATGCTTGTAACAGTAGAATCCATTGTTGTGGCTTCCGGAGGATTGGGCTTCCTTATTAAAAATTCAGATAAATTTATGAATCATGGAAGAATTATCGCTTTGCAGATCATTATACTGCTTATAGGATTGTTTTTAGATTGGTTCATTAATTACTTAAGGAAAGCTATTTTCAGATACTCAAAAATATAAACTATGACTTATCATTTCGAAGAAACATTATTATATATAGATAATTTAAGTGTCGCTTATGATGAAAATATCATTATAAAAGATATAAGTTTAATAGAAAAAAATGTAGTAAGAGCCGGAATAGAAAATACCGGCCAGCTTGTAGCAGTAGTTGGAAGATCAGGAAGAGGGAAATCAACCTTTTTTAAAGCTCTTACAGGTCTTGTAAGTCCTAAAACAGGAAAAATTTTGATCAGGGATTTCGAAAAAGAAGATATCAATGCAGCCAGAAGTGTGGAAGAAGGAGACATCGGTTTTGTTGATCAGAAATATACCCTTTTCAGACACAAAACGGTAAAGCAGACTTTTGAATATGCTCTAAGAAAAACAAGTCTCTCCAAAGAAGAAAAAAACAAAAAAATTGAAGAGTATGCTTCAAAATGGGGTCTGGAAAAATGTCTTGATAAATACCCCAATGAACTTTCAGGAGGACAAAGACAAAGAACAGCCATTATAGAACAGCTTTTTTCGTCAGATAAATATATTGTTCTGGATGAACCTTTTTCTGGGCTGGATGTAGGAAATATTGAAGAAGTAAAAAAGACATTCGGGATGCTTTGTGATGAATCTGAGCATAATACCATTATGTTTTCCACC includes the following:
- a CDS encoding OmpA family protein — protein: MSLNVIDLIKGQLGPALISQAASQFGESESGISKAIGGLLPAVVGGLANNSDNPGVLDAITNASSSGILGNLLGGSSNNPIISTLLTSIFGDKLSGIVNAIATYAGISNNSSSSLLNLVTGATVGSIGKYAADNNLGQSGISSLLGDQKGIISTLLPAGLSLASLNLGSWFGGSSSHAEAAPRQDEPKIEVTRSTTSAGTNPDRNNNDGGGSIWKWLLPLLLLIAAAYFIWKQCDKKQTTTTTTTTDSTASTTDTAATVTSTDTSATTAAPATRTDENIDLNGVMLKGYKGGMEDQMITFLKSGDYKNAADDAVLKDKWYDFDHVNFKMGSSSELEAGSQGQLDNLVAILKAFPDAKIKIGGYTDKTGNEASNVKLSQARADFIKAALAKAGVGAQVLGAEGYGSKFATVDAKASDAERAADRKMSVRFAK
- the proS gene encoding proline--tRNA ligase, whose amino-acid sequence is MAKLTSRSEDYSKWYNELVVKADLAENSGVRGCMVIKPYGYAIWEKMRDEMDKRFKETGHVNAYFPLFVPKSLFEAEEKNAEGFAKECAVVTHYRLKTDPDNPHKLIVDPDAKLEEELIVRPTSEAIIWNTYKNWIQSYRDLPILINQWANVVRWEMRTRLFLRTAEFLWQEGHTAHATKEEAIEEAEKMNDVYADFAEKFMAMPVIKGLKTPSERFAGADETYCIEALMQDGKALQAGTSHFLGQNFAKAFDVKFTNKEGKIEHAWATSWGTSTRLMGALIMTHSDDFGLVLPPTLAPIQVVIVPIFKGEEQLAQISEVALDIQAKLKAKGISVKFDDDTHNKPGWKFAEYELKGVPVRIAMGPRDLENKSVEIARRDNLTKEVRSIEGLDTYVEELLQTIQKDIYEKAFNFRKDNITKVDTYEEFKKILEEKGGFIYAHWDGTAEEEEQIKDETKATIRCIPLNDDIEEGISLVSGKPSKRRVLFAKAY
- a CDS encoding prolyl-tRNA synthetase gives rise to the protein MLKSKGILAISGGLLLVSCGAQMGGYTETDGVYYDPNKDTLPEGVIINDGGNRVGENYDYYQDSNVIQNAQANSREQDNKYNTWSDSNWNTNATDSDWGAFAGNQTNYYDNSWGYSPWGWYGYSPYWGMNRGWGWGMNLSWGWGGSFGWGWGGSFGWGWGSPYWGYGYSPYWGGYYDPFWGGGYGYPYWGGGYWGNGYRQSYRRSSGGGFSNPGLTNAVYRTNTYRGGFRNSGNGFRNSSTNNGFRNSGTNNGFRNNGSYNNGGFRQGNSNGGYRPQQQSGGFRNSNSQQRPNYNSQPNYNNNGGFRSNDGGGFRSGGGFNSGGGGFRSGGSSGGGMRSGGGGGGFRGGR
- a CDS encoding OmpP1/FadL family transporter, whose product is MSVSAAFFAQAQDVSILRNTVDVYSSTPMVGSSKFNAMAGANGALGGDASALLTNPAGLGVAISGEASGTLSIAGNKNKSTWAGSAVDYSQTNTDLGNIGGVIAFPLMTESGWKFINIGINHSNQSLDNYVESPGSNGLIYDFDVDKSSSLAGHAYDRYGNLSKTSFGVGANYNHNVYIGAGFNFFNASIDQSDKAAFRSLQNGSLEYFDRQSTPFSERSSGFSASVGVIGKLSPNFRIGGAIETPTFWRIDRGYNYYNDPTYGDGSDGESRDLTTPLKATVSAAFVASKNFSLNVDYTLGLTRPKYKVVTGIESELNSFFKDNYKNTSEVRIGAEYRLKQLRLRGGYSFMSNPFDALTVSRFNADGSAGDQSYSNMLLNNRNLASFGLGYDFKSFYIDASYQYVTTTYSNPFLRGIETGDPGTDTAYYSPYNNMTDTPGNIISSNSFVVSEVKNNRNNFFITFGWKF
- a CDS encoding ZIP family metal transporter, translated to MTVVLLILSVITGVFLGKHFGKKEKLAKNLLVLSAGFLITICLNEVFPQVYTSEAGSSLGIFVIAGVLLQMILEALTKGFEHGHFHHHSEHNILPMALMVGLFIHAFIEGIPLANEEQQLSPYLLGIVFHNLPISFILGAFLFNRKNESRTSPYPSLLIVALFALASPMGMLLGNYFNPDLQPYFLAIVGGIFLHISSVIIFESNKNHNIDWIKIGLVIVGVSLALLMHLFHHHPVAGHSH
- a CDS encoding class I SAM-dependent DNA methyltransferase, with amino-acid sequence MEWFESWFDTPYYHLLYSNRDYTEAENFITKLTEDLQLPQSSRIIDLACGKGRHSVFLNKLGYDVLGLDLSRQSIEFDKQFENQTLLFNVHDMRNPIDADPMDAVFNLFTSFGYFDNESDDKKVFQSVYDVLKPGGHFVLDYLNEEYVRRNLVPETIITRGNIDFKILKKIEGRHIIKDIRFEADGRPYHFFEKVKLHTLEAINSYATDCGFERVKIWGDYQLNEFDREVSPRCINLFKKKV